A stretch of DNA from Bacillus alveayuensis:
TTCATTACGAACGGGATACTGGAAAAGAAGTGATGATTAGTGGGCAAATTGGTCTGTTTATGGCAGCAATGTTTGGCTACAGTCATAATCCTTCATTTGAACAAGTAGCGGCATATTGGTTATACTTTATCGGAGTGTTTCTATGGGTGAAATTTTTAGGGAAACGATCAAAACCTATTCAAACGAATAAGGAAATGGAAATCAAATCAATGAATGCTTAACAAAAAGGCTCGCTTATAGCGAGCCTTCAGTGTGTGTAGACAAAGTCTATATGAAACAAATTTTCAGACTGAATGAAAACGCTTGTCATTCGAGGCACGAGCCCGATGAGAAGCGGAGTTACCAAGTAAGGTAATGAGCATTCGAAGAGGGCGAAGTAACAAAGAATGCAAGCGTTTGCCAACAGTCTGAAGGCTCGCTTATAGCGTGCCTTGCTTTCATTTCATATAGTTTTCTCGATGGGAGGTTAGTATTTCTTGGGAAATCGTGTCGAAAAGAAGTTCCAATGGTTTTATTTTTTCATGATCGGGATTCTTCTTTTTTATATGGTTCAAAACTCTCTTTCTCGTGTAAGCAGTTGGGACGAAGTAGATTTTGCTCTCGGTGTTGTACAATATGATTTACTTAGAATGCAGCCCCATTTTCCAGGTTATCCTTATTTTATTTTAGGAGGTATGCTTTTTTCGACTTTTTTACAGGATCCAATCAAATCCCTTGTATATTTCAATATTTTTATATATATCACTTCTTTTTTTCCCATTTATCAATTAGCAAAGACAGCCGTTCAAAATCGGGGGCTTTTCGTTACAAGCTTTGTTGTTTCTTTTCCGTTTTTAACAGTCATTACGGTACAGCCAATGTCAGAGGGAGCTGCAATTGCGGCCATGTGGTGGTTTTTGTGGTCTCTTATTTATGCTCGAAATCAAAAGCGGCAATGGCTAAAATTGTTGCCATCATTTTTATTTAGCATATTGCTAGGTATTCGTTTATCTTATATACCGTTAGGAATTGGGCTAATATGGCTTTGGTTGGAAGAATGGAAAGATCATAAGAATTGGAAAAAAATAATTGTTCATCTACTTTTTGCACTGTTTTTCCAAAGTGTTTGGATCTTCGGATTAATCTTGTCAGAGGGGGGCTTACATAGCTTTCTTTCACTAGCCATTTCGTTCATCAACGGACATTTTTCTGATTGGGGAGGAGCGATCACTGTTGAAAGTGATGGATCAATTGGAGAGAGATTATCTCAATTCGTGTTATATAATTTATTATGGACGGGAATATCAGGGCAGTCGGTCATCTTAAGTATTTTATATCTCGTTTTATTAGGGATAGCTTTAGCTTTTTCCATAAAAGGAAGATTAACAAAGCTTGATGTATTACTGATTTCTAGCTTTGTCGCTTATTTTTTTTGGGCCTTATTGGCCCAAAATATTGAAAAGCCAAGACATGTATTGCCGCTTGCTTCCATATGTGTGTTTTTTATTTGGACAAAATGCTTATTATCATTTCGAAAGCGAACATTCATATGGTTCATGACGGCTGTTTTCGTTTTTCAAGCATATGTATCGATTGATTTGTTAGTCAAGCAAAAAAATGAAACTCCTGCCGTACACCAATTTATTCATTTTTTAAACGAGCAAGAAGAACCCTTTATTGTTTATACATGGGAAGAAACGAGAGTAATGGAATATGAAAATGTGTCTTTTCAACATAAACGGTTGATGACGTATTCATTGTTTTTACAAGATATTTCTTATTATGAAGATCGAACGATTTATGTGACAAATCATGTTGTAGAAGGATTTGAACAACAAGGATTTGATCTATCAAACCGTCTTGAAAAAGTAGCGGAATTTTCATCAAGTGAGATTTTTGATCCTGTTTATAGTAAAATAATACTTTATAAATGGGAGTAACGGAGTGATCAAAATGTACGAGCATCTAAAAGAAAAACTAGCACTGCTACCTGATCAGCCAGGCTGCTATTTAATGAAAGATAAACATGGTACAGTCATTTATGTTGGAAAAGCGAAAGTGTTGAAAAACCGTGTACGCTCCTATTTTACGGGTACCCATGATGGGAAAACGTTACGTTTAGTGAATGAAATTGCTGACTTTGAATATATCGTGACCTCTTCGGATATAGAAGCACTGTTATTAGAAATGAATTTAATAAAAAAACATGATCCTAAGTATAATGTGATGTTAAAGGATGACAAAAGCTATCCTTTTATTAAAATCACTGCAGAACGTCATCCACGCCTCATCGTTACGCGCAAGGTGAAAAAAGATAAAGGTAAATACTTTGGTCCATATCCAAATGTTCAAGCTGCCCGAGAAACAAAAAAATTGCTTGACCGCATGTATCCCTTAAGAAAATGTCATACGTTGCCAGATCGTGTCTGCTTATATTATCATATGGGACAATGTCTTGCTCCTTGTGTAAACGATATTTCAGAAGAAACGAATAAGAAGATGGTTGAAGGAATTTCACGCTTTCTAAAAGGTGGTTATCAAGAAGTAAAAAAAGAGCTAACGGAAAAAATGCTCAAAGCATCAGAAGCGCTTGAGTTTGAAAAGGCTAAAGAATATCGTGATCAAATTGCCTATATAGAAACTCTTATGAAAAAGCAAAAAATGGTATTGAACGATTTTGTAGATCGGGATGTATTTGCTTATTACTATGATAAAGGATGGATGTGCGTTCAAGTTTTTTTTATTAGACAAGGGAATTTAATCGAGCGCGATGTTTCGATTTTTCCAATTTATCGGGAGCCGGAAGAGGAGTTTTTAACGTTTTTAGGACAATTTTATTCGCAAAATCATCATATTT
This window harbors:
- a CDS encoding excinuclease ABC subunit C (product_source=KO:K03703; cath_funfam=1.10.150.20,3.40.1440.10,4.10.860.10; cog=COG0322; ko=KO:K03703; pfam=PF01541,PF02151,PF08459; smart=SM00278,SM00465; superfamily=46600,47781,82771; tigrfam=TIGR00194), with translation MIKMYEHLKEKLALLPDQPGCYLMKDKHGTVIYVGKAKVLKNRVRSYFTGTHDGKTLRLVNEIADFEYIVTSSDIEALLLEMNLIKKHDPKYNVMLKDDKSYPFIKITAERHPRLIVTRKVKKDKGKYFGPYPNVQAARETKKLLDRMYPLRKCHTLPDRVCLYYHMGQCLAPCVNDISEETNKKMVEGISRFLKGGYQEVKKELTEKMLKASEALEFEKAKEYRDQIAYIETLMKKQKMVLNDFVDRDVFAYYYDKGWMCVQVFFIRQGNLIERDVSIFPIYREPEEEFLTFLGQFYSQNHHILPKEILLPDDVEADLVKELLQIEVLQPKRGVKKDLVLLAYKNAKISLKEKFSLIERDEDRTIKAIENLGKHLKIPTPQRIEAFDNSNIQGTDAVSAMVVFTDGKPNKKEYRKFKIKSVEGPDDYESMKEVIRRRYTRVLKESLPLADLIIVDGGKGQISAARDVLENELGLDIPVAGLVKDEKHRTAHLVIGSPPEVVELERNSQEFYLLQRIQDEVHRFAITFHRQVRSKQAFKSVLDDIPGVGQKRKQQLLKAFGSIDQMKKANLEDLRRAGMPKNIAQKILEKFKS
- a CDS encoding hypothetical protein (product_source=Hypo-rule applied; transmembrane_helix_parts=Inside_1_8,TMhelix_9_26,Outside_27_55,TMhelix_56_73,Inside_74_79,TMhelix_80_99,Outside_100_118,TMhelix_119_141,Inside_142_160,TMhelix_161_183,Outside_184_197,TMhelix_198_217,Inside_218_221,TMhelix_222_244,Outside_245_263,TMhelix_264_286,Inside_287_298,TMhelix_299_316,Outside_317_325,TMhelix_326_345,Inside_346_480), encoding MGNRVEKKFQWFYFFMIGILLFYMVQNSLSRVSSWDEVDFALGVVQYDLLRMQPHFPGYPYFILGGMLFSTFLQDPIKSLVYFNIFIYITSFFPIYQLAKTAVQNRGLFVTSFVVSFPFLTVITVQPMSEGAAIAAMWWFLWSLIYARNQKRQWLKLLPSFLFSILLGIRLSYIPLGIGLIWLWLEEWKDHKNWKKIIVHLLFALFFQSVWIFGLILSEGGLHSFLSLAISFINGHFSDWGGAITVESDGSIGERLSQFVLYNLLWTGISGQSVILSILYLVLLGIALAFSIKGRLTKLDVLLISSFVAYFFWALLAQNIEKPRHVLPLASICVFFIWTKCLLSFRKRTFIWFMTAVFVFQAYVSIDLLVKQKNETPAVHQFIHFLNEQEEPFIVYTWEETRVMEYENVSFQHKRLMTYSLFLQDISYYEDRTIYVTNHVVEGFEQQGFDLSNRLEKVAEFSSSEIFDPVYSKIILYKWE